GACGGGGACGGTCAGGCCCAGCAGCCGGGTCTCGCGCAGGGCGGCCAGCGCCTCCACCGGGAAGTCGGCGGCCTCGTCGTGCCGGGGGGCGTGGTCGGCGGCGATCCCGGCGACGTAGCGGGCCCGCTCCAGGGGGCTCTGTCCCGCGAACAGGTCGCTGGTGGCGGCCGGTTCGGCCGGGAGCACGGTGCTCATGCCGCCTCCGACGCCGCGGAACCGGAGTCCCGCGCGGCCTCGATCGCGCTCCACAGGGATCCGGCGGTGGCGAAGGTGGCGTCGTTGAGGTCGTCGTCGGCGAGCGCGATGCCGAAGGTGTCCTCGATGGCGAAGAGCAGCTCGATCGACTGCATGGAGTCCAGGCCCAGTTCACGCAGGTCCGAGTCCCGGTCGAGTTCCTGGCCGTGGAGGTACTTGAGGAAGGGCGCCAGCAGTTCGGTGAATCGGGTGTCCATCACGATGCTCCTAGGGGCTGGGGGAGAGGTACGCGGGGGCCGTGCGGTGATGTGTCAGCCGGCCGTTCCGCCGGCGGCGGCGACCAGGGTGCGGAGCCCGTCGAGCCGGTGCAGGGTCTCGGGCAGCAGGTCATCGGGGTCGAACTCGACGTCGAACCGCTCCTCCAGTGCCTCGACGACCTCGACGACCTGGAAGGAGCCGAAGCCGCGCAGTTCGCTCAGCGACGGGGCCTCGCGCACCTTCTCGGCGGGGACGCCGACGACCTCGGCGACCACCTCGGTCACGGCGGCGAGCACGGGGTCCGGGGTGTCGAAGAGCTCCCGGTCGGCGTGGAGGGCGGCGGCCACGGCGGGCAGCAGTCCGGCGGGTTCGGGGCGGGCGCGCTGGACCCGCCGGTAGGCGAGGAACGCCTGCTCGGCGAGGCGGGCCAGGCGCAGCACGTGCGCGGTGACCGGATCGCCCACGGGGCCCCGGGTGGCGAGGAACGCCACGTGCAGGGCGCGCGACCGGGCCAGCAGCCAGGTCTCGGTGGTCAGCTGCTCCAGGGCGGCCGCCCGGTCGGGGTGGGCGGCGTAGGCGGCCACGTACTCCTCGGCTCCGCCGAAGTCCCCGGGGCCGGGCTCGACCGGGCCGGCCGGCACCGCGTCGAAGCGCACCACGAGCGAGGAGACCGGCAGCACCGACCAGTCCGTCACCCACCGGCCGGGCGCGGCCACGCCCCACGGGGTGTGGCTGGCGTAGGCGTCGACGACCAGTGCCCGGTCGCCGTGCGGGGCGACCAGGTAGCTGTGCTCCATGTGCCGTCGGCCGTGGTAAGGGAGCCACGGCATGGCGAAGGAGTCCGCGACCACGTACAGGCGGCCGTGTGTCCGGGCGAGTCCGGCCAGTTCGGCGGGCTGGACCCCGGTCCACCGGGCGGTCTCGGCGAGCCCGGCCGGGGCCGTCGCGGCGAGCTGGTCCTCCAGTGCCGGTTCGACGGTGGGCAGTCCGTGCGGGCCGGGCCGGGGCCGGAAGCGCGGGACCGCGCCGAGGGCGAGGTGGGCGTCGTCGCCGTGCAGGTCGTCGGCGAGCTGGGCCAGGTTCGACTGGACGCAGTCGAGCCGTCCGGCCCGTTCGCCGGACAGGACCGGCGGAACGGCCGCGCCGGGGGCGGGCGGTGCGAGGTCCGCCGCGGTCCAAGCGGCGGTCGCGCTCTCGGTGACGGCGCTCATCGCGGACCTCCCGCCGGTCCGGCCGCGGCGCCCGCGAGGAGCGGGCCGATGCCGAGGGGCGCGCCGCCGAGGGCGGGGCTGAGTCCGGACACGGCGGCCAGCAGGGCCTGTTCGCTCGGGGCCTCGTCGCTCAGTTCGTCGTTGAGGAGCTGCTCGTAGGCGGCCAGGTCGAGGTAGCCGCTGCCGCTGACGCAGACCAGGACGCCCCGCTCGGCCCGCATGCCGTCCGCTCCGGAGGTGGCGAGCTTGGCGGCCGCGGCCAGCGCGTGCCCGGACTCGGGAGCGGGCAGCACGGTCTCGTGCCGGGTGAGCAGGCGGCCGGCGTCCAGGGCCTCCTGCTGGGTGACGGCGGTGGCGTCCACGTCGCCGCTGTGGCGCATCGCGGAGATGAGCTTGGCGGCTCCGTGGAACCGCAGACCGGCGGAGTGCGCGTCCGGGATCGGGTAGTCGCTGCCGACGGTGTACATCGCCTCCAGCGGGCCGGTGCCGGTGGCGTCGGTCTTGTCGTAGGCGTACACCCCCCGGGTGAGTTTGGGGGCGGTCGAGGATTCGGCGGCGACCAGCCTGGG
The nucleotide sequence above comes from Streptomyces sp. NBC_01116. Encoded proteins:
- a CDS encoding phosphopantetheine-binding protein; the protein is MDTRFTELLAPFLKYLHGQELDRDSDLRELGLDSMQSIELLFAIEDTFGIALADDDLNDATFATAGSLWSAIEAARDSGSAASEAA
- a CDS encoding phosphopantetheine-binding protein, whose protein sequence is MSAVTESATAAWTAADLAPPAPGAAVPPVLSGERAGRLDCVQSNLAQLADDLHGDDAHLALGAVPRFRPRPGPHGLPTVEPALEDQLAATAPAGLAETARWTGVQPAELAGLARTHGRLYVVADSFAMPWLPYHGRRHMEHSYLVAPHGDRALVVDAYASHTPWGVAAPGRWVTDWSVLPVSSLVVRFDAVPAGPVEPGPGDFGGAEEYVAAYAAHPDRAAALEQLTTETWLLARSRALHVAFLATRGPVGDPVTAHVLRLARLAEQAFLAYRRVQRARPEPAGLLPAVAAALHADRELFDTPDPVLAAVTEVVAEVVGVPAEKVREAPSLSELRGFGSFQVVEVVEALEERFDVEFDPDDLLPETLHRLDGLRTLVAAAGGTAG